Proteins found in one Aquibium microcysteis genomic segment:
- a CDS encoding ABC transporter ATP-binding protein gives MTPILTVEGVTAGYGRVTVLNDISLEAGRHGNVGFFGPNGHGKTTLLRVVSGLLKPKAGRIVFDGEDITGRSARAIVGAGLIHVPQGNRIFPDLTIADCLALGAYSARARPHEAENREKVVALFPKIGERWRQRVRTLSGGERQMVSIGTALMSHPRLLILDEPTLGLAPRIKDELCASVMDISKGGVPLIVVEQDIEFLLELSRQLYLINHGTVATEIKPGESIAHAEIMSMYFGQH, from the coding sequence GTGACACCCATCCTGACGGTCGAAGGGGTCACGGCCGGCTATGGCCGCGTGACCGTGCTGAACGACATCTCGCTGGAGGCCGGCCGCCACGGCAATGTCGGCTTCTTCGGGCCGAACGGGCACGGCAAGACGACGCTGCTGCGCGTCGTGTCGGGCCTGCTGAAGCCGAAGGCCGGGCGCATCGTGTTCGACGGCGAGGACATCACCGGCCGCAGCGCCCGCGCTATCGTCGGCGCCGGCCTGATCCACGTGCCGCAGGGCAACCGGATCTTCCCCGACCTGACGATCGCCGACTGCCTGGCGCTCGGCGCCTATTCGGCCCGCGCGCGGCCGCACGAGGCGGAGAACCGCGAGAAGGTCGTGGCGCTGTTCCCGAAGATCGGCGAGCGCTGGCGCCAGCGCGTGCGCACGCTGTCGGGCGGCGAGCGGCAGATGGTGTCGATCGGCACCGCGCTGATGAGCCATCCGCGGCTGCTCATCCTCGACGAACCGACGCTCGGGCTCGCGCCGCGCATCAAGGACGAGCTCTGCGCCTCGGTCATGGACATTTCGAAGGGCGGCGTGCCGCTGATCGTGGTCGAGCAGGACATCGAGTTCCTGCTGGAGCTCAGCCGCCAGCTCTATCTGATCAACCATGGCACGGTCGCCACCGAGATCAAGCCCGGCGAGAGCATCGCTCACGCCGAAATCATGTCGATGTATTTCGGTCAGCACTAG
- a CDS encoding ABC transporter ATP-binding protein, translating into MALLQVEGVCKAFGSLKAVDEVSFTVAPGEIFGIAGPNGSGKSTLFNLITGIPFGPDRGRIVFDGTDVHGLSGHAIARLGLARTFQRETSFDGLTVFENVLIGASYGKPDRPAARARDIAAEAIEFVGLPAGSFGRLAGELSVFDRKCLMLATAIAMEPKMLLLDEPASSLTRPEIETSIGLIRRTAARGITIVLIEHVLTFLMSLSQHLLVLNQGRVLAAGDPAAVIADERVVEAYLGTRRAAA; encoded by the coding sequence GTGGCCCTGCTTCAGGTCGAGGGCGTCTGCAAGGCGTTCGGCTCGCTGAAGGCGGTGGACGAGGTGTCGTTCACGGTGGCGCCGGGAGAGATCTTCGGCATCGCCGGGCCGAACGGCAGCGGCAAGAGCACGCTGTTCAACCTCATCACCGGCATCCCGTTCGGCCCCGACCGGGGCCGGATCGTCTTCGACGGCACCGACGTCCACGGCCTGTCCGGCCACGCCATCGCGCGGCTTGGCCTCGCCCGTACCTTCCAGCGCGAGACGAGCTTCGACGGACTGACCGTGTTCGAGAACGTCCTGATCGGCGCGAGCTACGGCAAGCCCGACAGGCCGGCCGCCCGTGCGCGCGACATTGCCGCCGAGGCGATCGAATTCGTCGGCCTGCCGGCCGGCTCGTTCGGGCGCCTGGCCGGCGAACTGTCGGTGTTCGACCGCAAGTGCCTGATGCTGGCGACCGCGATCGCGATGGAGCCGAAGATGCTGCTTCTGGACGAACCGGCGTCGAGCCTGACGCGGCCGGAGATCGAGACCTCGATCGGGCTCATCCGCCGCACCGCTGCGCGCGGCATCACCATCGTGCTCATCGAGCACGTCCTGACCTTCCTGATGAGCCTGTCGCAGCACCTCCTGGTGCTGAACCAGGGGCGGGTGCTGGCGGCCGGCGACCCCGCCGCGGTGATCGCCGACGAACGGGTCGTGGAAGCCTATCTCGGCACGCGGAGAGCGGCGGCGTGA
- a CDS encoding ABC transporter substrate-binding protein — protein sequence MTHRSAQRRIRQILLGTALAAVFSAASVPAFADVVKIGLLAPLTGPAAADGQEFQRGAQMAIDEMNAAGGIDGNTFELVVGDVKDQSAGNVTSAVERLLGDPDVHFMLTGYASLTNFEIENMAEAGMPYMLAATSQQTKDIIAPAPDDYMCCWSMTPSFDAYNTDVTLFVEKLAAEGKITLKDKKVAIISSDNAYSKTISEGMKKTFSENGWTITVDEIVPFGEVTDWRSILAKVRENVPDVVINTDYLPGNSASFLNQFMEQPTKSLVFLQYAPSVPEFVELTGKNSNGIVYNLLGGALTTPKNPRAEEVATKFKTKYGAESGTYGIGLYEMVHVYFDALKKAGDPADHEAVMKAISETDKQVAAGRLKFDPETHLAMQGDDFIPITFFQIWDGQRTLISPAKYATGEFKLQPWME from the coding sequence ATGACGCACAGATCCGCACAACGCCGCATCCGCCAGATTCTCCTCGGGACGGCGCTGGCCGCCGTGTTCTCCGCGGCCAGCGTTCCAGCCTTCGCGGACGTCGTCAAGATCGGCCTGCTCGCGCCGCTGACGGGGCCTGCCGCCGCCGACGGCCAGGAGTTCCAGCGCGGCGCGCAGATGGCGATCGACGAGATGAACGCAGCCGGCGGCATCGACGGCAACACGTTCGAGCTCGTGGTCGGCGACGTCAAGGACCAGTCGGCCGGCAACGTCACCAGCGCGGTCGAGCGCCTGCTCGGCGATCCGGACGTGCATTTCATGCTGACCGGCTATGCCAGCCTGACGAACTTCGAGATCGAAAACATGGCGGAAGCCGGCATGCCCTACATGCTGGCGGCGACCTCGCAGCAGACCAAGGACATCATCGCGCCCGCACCCGACGACTACATGTGCTGCTGGTCGATGACGCCGTCCTTCGACGCCTACAACACCGACGTGACGCTGTTCGTCGAGAAGCTGGCGGCCGAGGGCAAGATCACGCTCAAGGACAAGAAGGTCGCCATCATCTCGTCCGACAACGCCTATTCGAAGACCATCTCGGAAGGCATGAAGAAGACCTTCAGCGAGAACGGCTGGACCATCACCGTCGACGAGATCGTGCCTTTCGGCGAGGTCACCGACTGGCGCTCGATTCTCGCCAAGGTGCGCGAGAACGTGCCGGACGTCGTCATCAACACCGACTACCTGCCCGGCAATTCGGCCTCGTTCCTCAACCAGTTCATGGAGCAGCCGACCAAGAGCCTCGTCTTCCTGCAGTATGCGCCGAGCGTGCCGGAATTCGTGGAACTGACCGGCAAGAATTCGAACGGCATCGTCTACAACCTGCTCGGCGGGGCGCTGACCACGCCGAAGAACCCGCGCGCGGAGGAAGTGGCGACCAAGTTCAAGACCAAGTACGGCGCCGAGAGCGGCACCTACGGCATCGGCCTCTACGAGATGGTCCACGTCTATTTCGACGCGCTGAAGAAGGCCGGCGACCCGGCCGATCACGAAGCGGTCATGAAGGCGATCAGCGAGACCGACAAGCAGGTCGCGGCCGGCCGCCTCAAGTTCGACCCCGAGACGCATCTCGCCATGCAGGGCGACGACTTCATCCCGATCACCTTCTTCCAGATCTGGGACGGCCAGCGCACGCTGATCTCGCCGGCCAAGTACGCCACCGGCGAGTTCAAGCTTCAGCCCTGGATGGAGTAG
- a CDS encoding alpha/beta fold hydrolase, translating to MTMTQTTIETSHGRIAVRQSSGSGTPVLLIHGNSSSGAVFRNQLTGRLGERFRLIAADLPGHGDSADAVDPDRTYNMVGYADAMTEVLKVLGIDKAVVFGWSLGGHIGLEMIDRYPGLLGLMITGTPPVSPAQIGEGFKPSPHMALAGQEVFSAEDVENYARSTAGEPFEPFMLDTVARTDGRARRMMFEKLAMGVGRDQNALVAGRTPPIAVLNGLDEPFVNTDFVETVVFSNLWEGKKHVLEKSGHAPFWDSPDRFDPIFERFVDDMGKA from the coding sequence ATGACGATGACGCAGACGACGATCGAGACGAGCCACGGCAGGATCGCCGTGCGGCAGAGCAGCGGCAGCGGGACGCCGGTCCTGCTCATCCACGGCAATTCCTCCTCGGGTGCGGTGTTCCGCAACCAGCTGACCGGTCGCCTTGGCGAACGCTTCCGGCTGATCGCGGCCGATCTCCCCGGCCACGGCGATTCGGCCGACGCGGTCGATCCAGACAGGACCTACAACATGGTCGGCTATGCCGATGCGATGACCGAAGTGCTGAAGGTGCTCGGCATCGACAAGGCCGTCGTCTTCGGCTGGTCGCTCGGCGGCCATATCGGGCTGGAGATGATCGACCGCTATCCCGGCCTTCTCGGATTGATGATCACCGGCACGCCGCCGGTGTCGCCGGCCCAGATCGGCGAGGGCTTCAAGCCGAGCCCGCACATGGCGCTCGCCGGACAGGAGGTGTTTTCCGCCGAAGACGTCGAGAACTACGCCCGCAGCACGGCCGGCGAGCCGTTCGAGCCCTTCATGCTCGACACCGTCGCGCGGACCGACGGGCGCGCCCGCCGGATGATGTTCGAGAAGCTGGCGATGGGGGTCGGCCGCGACCAGAACGCGCTGGTGGCCGGCAGGACCCCGCCGATCGCCGTGCTGAACGGGCTCGACGAGCCTTTCGTGAACACCGACTTCGTCGAGACGGTCGTCTTTTCGAACCTGTGGGAAGGCAAGAAGCACGTGCTGGAGAAGTCGGGTCACGCCCCGTTCTGGGATTCGCCCGACCGCTTCGACCCCATCTTCGAGCGCTTCGTCGACGACATGGGCAAGGCCTGA
- a CDS encoding DUF3833 family protein, translating to MAWFRTALAGAVIGLMAAGPAAARDLRLEEFFKGRTSATGSFKAIDGTSRTFEVALHGGWDGKVLVLREDFRYADGETDTKTWRFEKTGWNTYSGTRDDVIGQTRVVLAGDRAYFNYLVDLDPGEGRNVVRFYDTLQLSADGRSLTNTAIVFKGPLPVARVRVDFER from the coding sequence ATGGCTTGGTTCAGGACGGCGCTCGCGGGCGCAGTGATCGGATTGATGGCGGCCGGTCCGGCGGCGGCCCGCGACCTGCGGCTGGAAGAATTCTTCAAGGGGCGCACCAGCGCCACCGGAAGCTTCAAGGCGATCGACGGCACGTCGCGGACCTTCGAGGTCGCCCTGCATGGCGGCTGGGACGGCAAGGTGCTCGTGCTGCGGGAGGACTTCCGCTACGCCGACGGCGAGACCGACACCAAGACATGGCGCTTCGAGAAGACCGGCTGGAACACCTACAGCGGAACCCGCGACGACGTGATCGGGCAGACCCGGGTCGTGCTGGCGGGCGACAGGGCCTATTTCAATTATCTGGTCGATCTCGATCCGGGCGAAGGCCGCAACGTCGTGCGCTTCTACGACACGCTGCAGCTGTCGGCCGACGGGCGGAGCCTGACCAACACGGCAATCGTCTTCAAGGGACCGCTGCCGGTGGCCCGCGTCCGGGTGGATTTCGAGCGGTGA
- a CDS encoding BMP family ABC transporter substrate-binding protein, whose product MKKTLFALAATTAMLVAGAASAQDKAKACFIYVGPIGDFGWSYQHHQGALEMQEALGGAEKVEIAYLESVPEGADAERAIERFARSGCGIVFTTSFGYMDATNKVAAKFPDVKFEHATGFKREHPNVATYNSKFHEGRYVQGVIAAKMSEKGVAGYIASFPIPEVVMGINAFVLGAQSVNPDFKVKVVWANTWFDPGKEADAAKVLIDQGVDIITQHTDSTAPMQVASERGIKAFGQASDMIKFGPETQLTSIIDDWGPYYIERVKAVMDGSWQQHDVWHGMKEGHVVMAPYTNMPDDVKAAAEATEAKIKSGEFNPFTGPIMKQDGTEWLKAGEVAEDGVLLGLNFYVAGVDDKLPQ is encoded by the coding sequence ATGAAAAAGACACTCTTCGCACTCGCGGCCACGACGGCGATGCTGGTCGCCGGCGCAGCGTCCGCACAGGACAAGGCCAAGGCCTGCTTCATCTATGTCGGCCCGATCGGCGATTTCGGCTGGTCGTACCAGCACCACCAGGGCGCGCTGGAGATGCAGGAAGCGCTGGGCGGCGCCGAGAAGGTCGAGATCGCCTATCTCGAGAGCGTGCCGGAAGGTGCGGATGCCGAGCGCGCCATCGAGCGCTTCGCCCGCTCGGGCTGCGGCATCGTCTTCACCACCTCCTTCGGCTACATGGACGCCACCAACAAGGTCGCGGCCAAGTTCCCGGACGTGAAGTTCGAGCACGCCACCGGCTTCAAGCGCGAGCACCCGAACGTCGCGACCTACAATTCGAAGTTCCACGAGGGCCGCTACGTCCAGGGCGTGATCGCCGCCAAGATGTCGGAAAAGGGCGTCGCCGGCTACATCGCCTCCTTCCCGATCCCCGAGGTCGTGATGGGCATCAACGCCTTCGTGCTCGGCGCGCAGTCGGTCAATCCCGACTTCAAGGTGAAGGTGGTGTGGGCCAACACCTGGTTCGACCCGGGCAAGGAGGCCGACGCGGCCAAGGTGCTGATCGACCAGGGCGTCGACATCATCACCCAGCACACCGACTCGACCGCGCCGATGCAGGTGGCGTCGGAACGCGGCATCAAGGCCTTCGGCCAGGCCTCCGACATGATCAAGTTCGGTCCGGAGACCCAGCTCACCTCGATCATCGACGACTGGGGTCCGTACTACATCGAACGCGTCAAGGCGGTCATGGACGGCAGCTGGCAGCAGCATGACGTCTGGCACGGCATGAAGGAAGGCCACGTCGTCATGGCGCCCTACACCAACATGCCCGACGACGTGAAGGCGGCCGCAGAGGCGACCGAGGCCAAGATCAAGTCCGGCGAGTTCAACCCCTTCACCGGCCCGATCATGAAGCAGGACGGTACGGAATGGCTGAAGGCCGGCGAGGTCGCCGAGGATGGCGTGCTGCTCGGCCTGAACTTCTACGTCGCCGGCGTCGACGACAAGCTGCCGCAGTAA
- a CDS encoding ABC transporter permease, whose amino-acid sequence MGMAEAILLTIATAATPLLLAAIGELVVERSGVLNLGVEGMMLMGAVVAFGTALATGNPWLGVAAGALAGLAFSLLFAVLALTLVTNQVATGLALTLLGIGLSGMIGVAFVGQPGVKLEAIAIPGLTDLPFVGRLLFGQDPMFYISILLTAAVMWFLFRTRAGLTLRSVGDSHSSAHALGIKVIAIRYMAVMFGGACAGLAGAQLSLVYTTQWIENMTAGRGWIALALVVFASWRPWRVLAGAYLFGAITIAQLHIQATNLADLAGLPGPLYWLAGAVKSVPSQFLSALPYLATVVVLVLISRNRRLTMMNTPASLGRPFVPDR is encoded by the coding sequence ATGGGCATGGCTGAGGCAATATTGCTGACGATTGCCACGGCGGCGACGCCGCTCCTGCTCGCCGCCATCGGCGAACTCGTGGTCGAGCGCTCCGGCGTGCTCAATCTCGGCGTCGAGGGCATGATGCTGATGGGCGCGGTCGTCGCCTTCGGCACGGCGCTCGCCACCGGCAATCCCTGGCTCGGCGTCGCGGCCGGCGCGCTGGCCGGCCTGGCGTTCTCGCTGCTCTTTGCGGTGCTCGCGCTGACGCTTGTCACCAACCAGGTCGCCACCGGGCTGGCGCTGACGCTGCTCGGCATCGGACTGTCGGGCATGATCGGCGTCGCCTTCGTCGGGCAGCCGGGCGTCAAGCTGGAGGCGATCGCCATTCCCGGCCTGACGGACCTGCCGTTCGTCGGGCGGCTGCTTTTCGGCCAGGACCCGATGTTCTACATCTCGATCCTGCTGACGGCCGCCGTCATGTGGTTCCTGTTCCGCACCCGGGCGGGGCTGACGCTGCGCTCGGTCGGCGACAGCCATTCCTCGGCCCATGCGCTCGGCATCAAGGTCATCGCCATCCGCTACATGGCGGTGATGTTCGGCGGCGCCTGTGCCGGCCTCGCCGGAGCCCAGCTGTCGCTCGTCTACACCACGCAATGGATCGAGAACATGACGGCCGGCCGCGGCTGGATCGCGCTGGCGCTGGTCGTCTTCGCCTCCTGGCGGCCCTGGCGGGTGCTGGCCGGCGCCTATCTCTTCGGCGCCATCACCATCGCGCAGCTGCACATCCAGGCCACCAACCTCGCCGATCTCGCCGGCCTGCCCGGGCCCCTCTACTGGCTCGCCGGGGCCGTCAAATCGGTGCCCTCGCAGTTCCTGTCGGCGCTTCCTTATCTGGCTACCGTCGTCGTGCTCGTCCTGATATCGAGAAACAGACGGCTGACGATGATGAACACGCCGGCATCGCTCGGACGGCCCTTCGTGCCGGACCGCTGA
- a CDS encoding ABC transporter permease yields MRLELVKRPQQSALFSALSPFLAFALMVVAGGLIFLALGKDPIDGLHAYFIGPLTEVWSLHELAIKAAPLILIAVGLSVCFLSSNWNIGAEGQFTIGAIVGSAIPLYFPDLQNGAVLPMMLVCGAIGGAAWAAIPAILKARFNTNEILTSLMLVYVAQLILDWLVRGPWRDPAAMSFPQAPAFHSWAIVPELMPMSGRANWGIVFAIVAAVVVWFMLSRTLKGFEVKVIGQSPRAGRFGGFSAARTIVFAFLVSGALAGLAGITEVSGAIGRLQPQISPGYGFAAIIVAFLGRLNPLGIVAAGFVLALSYLGGEAAQIEIGVTDKTVRAFQGMLLFFVLACDTLIHYRVRLVRPAPAAAPAAAPTPATEAAHGHG; encoded by the coding sequence ATGCGGCTCGAACTGGTCAAGCGGCCGCAGCAGTCGGCGCTGTTTTCGGCGCTGTCGCCCTTCCTCGCCTTCGCGCTGATGGTGGTGGCCGGCGGGCTGATCTTCCTGGCGCTCGGCAAGGATCCGATCGACGGGCTCCACGCCTATTTCATCGGCCCGCTGACCGAGGTCTGGTCGCTGCACGAACTCGCCATCAAGGCGGCGCCGCTGATCCTGATCGCCGTCGGCCTGTCGGTCTGCTTCCTGTCGTCGAACTGGAACATCGGCGCGGAGGGCCAGTTCACCATCGGCGCGATCGTCGGCTCGGCCATCCCGCTCTACTTCCCCGACCTGCAGAACGGCGCCGTGCTGCCGATGATGCTCGTCTGCGGCGCGATCGGCGGAGCGGCCTGGGCGGCCATTCCCGCGATCCTCAAGGCGCGCTTCAACACCAACGAGATCCTGACGTCGCTGATGCTGGTCTACGTCGCCCAGCTGATCCTCGACTGGCTGGTACGCGGTCCCTGGCGCGACCCGGCCGCGATGAGCTTCCCGCAGGCGCCAGCCTTCCATTCCTGGGCGATCGTGCCCGAACTCATGCCGATGTCGGGCCGCGCCAACTGGGGTATCGTCTTCGCGATCGTCGCGGCGGTCGTCGTCTGGTTCATGCTGTCGCGCACGCTCAAGGGCTTCGAGGTCAAGGTGATCGGCCAGAGCCCGCGGGCAGGGCGCTTCGGCGGCTTCTCCGCCGCGCGCACCATCGTCTTCGCCTTCCTGGTCTCGGGCGCGCTCGCCGGCCTCGCCGGCATCACCGAGGTGTCGGGCGCCATCGGCCGGCTGCAGCCGCAGATCTCGCCCGGCTACGGCTTCGCGGCCATCATCGTGGCCTTTCTCGGCCGGCTGAACCCGCTCGGCATCGTGGCTGCGGGCTTCGTGCTGGCGCTGTCCTATCTCGGCGGCGAGGCCGCGCAGATCGAAATCGGCGTCACCGACAAGACCGTGCGCGCCTTCCAGGGCATGCTGCTGTTCTTCGTGCTCGCCTGCGACACGCTGATCCACTACCGGGTCCGCCTCGTGCGGCCGGCGCCCGCCGCCGCGCCCGCGGCCGCCCCGACACCCGCGACGGAGGCCGCCCATGGGCATGGCTGA
- a CDS encoding ABC transporter ATP-binding protein produces MAGGETLLDVRGLTKVFGTLRACDGVDLDIARGEIHALLGENGAGKSTLVKMLFGSLEPNAGEIRWNGEPVRIASPSEARRLGIGMVFQHFSLFEALTAAENIALSLDARTPISTIAAKAQALSYSYGLPLDPYALVGDLSVGERQRIEIIRCLLQTPQLIILDEPTSVLTPQEADKLFETLERLRAEGKSILYISHRLEEVKRMCDRATVLRHGKVVGHCDPRQETASSLARMMVGSEVHAVVRTAESAAGADVLLRVDRLSRPPATPFSIPLRDVSLEVRAGEVIGIAGVAGNGQGEFFEAISGEVLQDRADAVTIRGKGAGREGISGRRRMGAAFVPEERLGHGAAPAMKLSENLLLSRHATDPGVYVGALGIIRSGAIAAAAKRINQMMDVRKSAEDPAANALSGGNLQKFIIGRELDRQPAVMVVNQPTWGVDAGAAARIRQSLIELARSGSAVLVISQDLDELFEISDRIAVMHNGELSKPMPRADATYEKVGLLMGGAEPGHVHHHDPAEVA; encoded by the coding sequence TTGGCGGGAGGAGAAACCCTTCTCGACGTGCGCGGCCTGACCAAGGTCTTCGGCACGCTCCGGGCGTGCGACGGCGTCGACCTCGACATCGCCCGCGGCGAGATCCACGCGCTGCTGGGCGAGAACGGCGCCGGCAAGTCGACCCTGGTGAAGATGCTGTTCGGTTCGCTGGAGCCCAATGCGGGCGAGATCCGCTGGAACGGCGAGCCGGTGCGGATTGCCAGCCCGAGCGAGGCCCGCCGCCTCGGCATCGGCATGGTGTTCCAGCATTTCTCGCTGTTCGAGGCGCTGACGGCGGCCGAGAACATCGCGCTCTCGCTGGATGCCAGAACCCCGATCTCCACCATCGCCGCCAAGGCGCAGGCGCTGTCCTACAGCTACGGCCTGCCGCTCGACCCTTACGCGCTCGTCGGCGACCTGTCGGTGGGCGAGCGCCAGCGCATCGAGATCATCCGCTGCCTCTTGCAGACGCCGCAGCTGATCATCCTCGACGAGCCGACCTCGGTGCTCACCCCGCAGGAGGCCGACAAGCTGTTCGAGACGCTGGAGCGGCTGCGGGCCGAGGGCAAGTCGATCCTCTATATCTCGCACCGCCTGGAAGAAGTGAAGCGCATGTGCGACCGCGCCACCGTGCTGCGGCACGGCAAGGTGGTCGGCCACTGCGACCCGCGCCAGGAAACGGCGTCCTCGCTTGCCCGTATGATGGTGGGCTCGGAGGTGCATGCCGTGGTCCGAACGGCAGAGAGCGCCGCAGGCGCCGACGTGCTGCTGCGCGTCGACCGGCTGAGCCGTCCGCCGGCGACGCCCTTTTCGATCCCGCTGCGCGACGTCTCGCTCGAGGTCCGCGCCGGCGAGGTGATCGGCATCGCCGGCGTCGCCGGCAACGGGCAGGGCGAGTTCTTCGAGGCGATCTCCGGCGAGGTGCTGCAGGACCGCGCCGACGCCGTGACGATCCGCGGCAAGGGTGCCGGCCGCGAGGGCATTTCGGGCCGCCGCCGCATGGGCGCCGCCTTCGTGCCGGAGGAGCGGCTCGGCCATGGCGCGGCACCCGCCATGAAGCTGTCGGAGAATCTCCTGCTCTCCCGGCATGCGACCGATCCGGGCGTCTATGTCGGCGCGCTCGGCATCATCCGCAGCGGTGCCATCGCGGCTGCGGCCAAGCGCATCAACCAGATGATGGACGTGCGCAAGAGCGCCGAGGACCCGGCCGCCAACGCGCTGTCGGGCGGCAATCTGCAGAAGTTCATCATCGGCCGCGAACTCGACCGGCAGCCCGCCGTGATGGTCGTCAACCAACCCACATGGGGCGTGGACGCGGGGGCGGCCGCGCGCATCCGCCAGTCGCTGATCGAACTCGCGCGGTCGGGCTCGGCCGTGCTCGTGATCAGCCAGGACCTCGACGAGCTGTTCGAGATTTCCGACCGCATCGCCGTCATGCACAATGGCGAGCTGTCGAAGCCGATGCCGAGGGCGGACGCGACCTACGAGAAGGTCGGCCTCCTGATGGGCGGCGCCGAACCCGGCCACGTCCATCACCACGATCCGGCGGAGGTTGCGTGA
- a CDS encoding quinone oxidoreductase family protein: protein MPKAVRIHAHGGPEVLTFEDVDIGTPGAGEALVRHTAIGVNYLDTYFRTGLYPAPGGLPLTAGNEAAGVVEAVGPGVDWLKEGDRVAYASPIGAYCEARVMPVATLVRLPDSVSDEQAAGMMLKGMTAEYLLRRTFAVKPGDTILYHAAAGGVGLLVGQWAKHLGATVIGTASNADKIALARAHGYDHVIDYSSKDFVAEVREITGGKMCDVVYDSVGKETFPASLDCLKPRGLFASFGQSSGPIPPFNLGILSQKGSLYATRPTLFAYVATRKDLEDCAGALFDVVGRGVVTVEVNQRYALKDAAQAHADLEGRRTTGTSILLP from the coding sequence ATGCCGAAAGCGGTTCGCATTCATGCGCATGGCGGTCCCGAGGTTCTGACCTTCGAGGACGTCGACATCGGCACGCCCGGAGCCGGCGAGGCGCTCGTGCGCCACACGGCCATCGGGGTGAACTACCTCGACACCTATTTCCGCACCGGCCTCTACCCGGCCCCGGGCGGCCTGCCGCTGACCGCCGGCAACGAGGCGGCGGGCGTGGTGGAAGCGGTCGGGCCCGGCGTCGACTGGCTGAAGGAAGGCGACCGCGTCGCCTATGCGAGCCCCATCGGCGCCTATTGCGAGGCGCGCGTGATGCCGGTCGCGACCCTGGTCAGGCTCCCCGACAGCGTGTCCGACGAGCAGGCGGCCGGGATGATGCTGAAGGGCATGACCGCGGAGTACCTGCTGCGCCGCACCTTCGCGGTGAAGCCGGGCGATACCATCCTCTACCACGCGGCGGCGGGCGGCGTCGGCCTGCTCGTCGGCCAGTGGGCGAAGCACCTCGGCGCCACTGTCATCGGCACCGCCAGCAACGCCGACAAGATCGCGCTCGCCAGGGCGCATGGCTACGACCACGTAATCGACTACTCCTCGAAGGACTTCGTGGCCGAGGTGCGCGAGATCACGGGCGGGAAGATGTGCGACGTGGTCTACGATTCGGTCGGCAAGGAAACGTTCCCGGCCTCCCTCGACTGCCTGAAGCCGCGCGGCCTCTTCGCCTCCTTCGGCCAGTCGTCTGGTCCGATCCCGCCCTTCAACCTCGGCATCCTGTCGCAGAAGGGTTCGCTCTACGCCACGCGTCCGACGCTCTTCGCCTATGTCGCCACCCGCAAGGATCTCGAGGACTGCGCGGGCGCGCTGTTCGACGTCGTCGGCAGGGGCGTCGTGACGGTCGAGGTGAACCAGCGCTATGCGCTGAAGGACGCGGCCCAGGCCCATGCCGATCTCGAAGGCCGCAGGACCACCGGGACCAGCATCCTGCTGCCCTGA
- the pcsA gene encoding phosphatidylcholine synthase, whose translation MNKNVIGRKIAERLPLNRKKVTWPQARAFSVHLLTASGSFLAFLSLVAASEQRWTAMFWWLGLALFVDGIDGPIARKLQVKTVLPTWSGDMLDNIIDYVTYVLIPAFALYQRGFMGEGLSFLSAAIIVVSSAIYYADTGMKTKENFFKGFPVVWNMVVFTLFVIEPGEWVSFAVVVFAGILTFLPIHFLHPVRVHRLRGLNLPVFFVWCGLAVVALVQDMDASAWVRIAIAVTGLYLFVIGGIMQLFPKLGARSS comes from the coding sequence CTGAACAAGAACGTCATTGGCCGGAAGATCGCAGAACGGCTGCCGCTGAACCGCAAGAAGGTGACGTGGCCGCAGGCGCGTGCCTTCTCGGTTCATCTCCTCACCGCTTCGGGCTCGTTCCTGGCCTTCCTGTCGCTGGTGGCAGCGAGCGAGCAGCGCTGGACGGCGATGTTCTGGTGGCTGGGCCTCGCCCTCTTCGTGGACGGCATCGACGGGCCGATCGCCCGCAAGCTGCAGGTGAAGACGGTGCTGCCGACATGGTCTGGCGACATGCTCGACAACATCATCGACTACGTCACCTACGTGCTGATCCCCGCCTTCGCACTTTACCAGCGCGGCTTCATGGGCGAGGGACTGTCCTTCTTGTCGGCGGCCATCATCGTGGTGTCGAGCGCGATCTACTATGCCGACACGGGCATGAAGACGAAGGAGAACTTCTTCAAGGGGTTCCCGGTCGTCTGGAACATGGTGGTGTTCACGCTCTTCGTCATCGAGCCGGGCGAATGGGTGTCCTTCGCCGTCGTCGTCTTCGCCGGCATCCTCACCTTCCTGCCGATCCATTTCCTGCATCCCGTCCGCGTCCACCGGCTGCGCGGACTCAACCTGCCGGTCTTCTTCGTCTGGTGCGGGCTCGCCGTCGTTGCGCTCGTCCAGGACATGGACGCTTCGGCCTGGGTCAGGATCGCCATCGCCGTCACCGGGCTCTATCTGTTCGTGATCGGCGGAATCATGCAACTGTTTCCGAAACTTGGTGCGAGGAGTTCCTGA